One window of Kosakonia cowanii JCM 10956 = DSM 18146 genomic DNA carries:
- a CDS encoding RHS repeat-associated core domain-containing protein has translation MFEAARVGDDIGHSGALAGMIAGTIIGGAIAALGGIAAGALMVAGIGASCLGIGVLLIGASLAVGFLAGEVATGVRDGIAEGMAANMTKKGVITTGSPDVFINGKPAAIATDSMVECDDDGSQQMAEGSSRVYINNLPAARIGDRTTCDAKVMTGSGNVLIGGEPEQTLPISPEVPEWLYKVSDLTLLFAGLAGGWGGAAGKVGAVGKLLSKLPGISKIGRIACRFGAMLTAIAAGGIIARPVDIICGQKFLSGDDELDFVLPSRLPVRWQRYWRSGNPGDSVLGRGWNLFWETRLERYQEGLVWRAPTGDYVSFPQVPKGYRTYCEAEKRWLEHHQDDAWSVYDISGERWHYAPLESDKPSLLQRISGPCGKDILFEWNDNLTLHALTDSAGQRVVCRYEGDRLAGAWLNDDVCLVSYAYDEQRQLTSVTGRGGSVRRRFRWQDGLMCAHEDANGLVSEYRWQEIAGLPRVTAFRHSGGEQLTFEYDFDNGTRRAIRDDGAQAHWLIDDDDNVAAFTDFDGRKSAFIYRDGELCDVILPGGALRQSRWDRYGRMVQETDPAGRRTEYYWYRLTDRLARTVHPDGTAEQSLYDLQGRLLSEADAAGNRTTYHYPNDEEPLPDRITDATGGVVRLEWNRQGLLTQRTDCSGSVSRYTYHRLGQLLSSEDAEGNITRREWNSAGQLSVVIRPDGSRETLHWNARGQLAAWRDPLESEVRWDYNPLGLPVSITDRIGRTRRWHYDPRGNLLRLENGNGGEYRFTYDAAGRPLSETRPDNTSRQMIWDSRGFLSELHENGRPAVDGGIARRRRTFSYDESGLLTARATRHAEYRYDHDLNGQLTRIRRTPTAEGVALGIEADDIAFNRDAAGRLVNESGVNGELSYAWDALGNLTNLTLPGGQQLSWLHYGSGHVSAIRFGSQLVTEFTRDRLHREVSRTQGAREQSRSYDSLGRRTAQRSTLITEVALPEQAILERLYRYTGRGELAGVSDTLRGEVNYGYDAEGRLLKHYESRQGNSSALFTYDAADNLAANDAPVTDNRLQHWQNLFMQYDAWGNMTRRRSGLYEQHYAYDAENRLLSARGTGPQGRFEAHYHYDALGRRIRKTITTGHGTHESRFLWQGYRLLQEQHQGGQCSTYIYDPNEAWSPLARVDHLREDKTGEIFWFSTDLNGAPLEVTDEEGSLRWSGQYGSFGEVRHQTDGFTRLAQDTALAHQPLRYAGQYADSETGLHYNLFRYYDPQAGRFTVQDPIGLAGGWNLYQYAPNPQGWIDPWGLSGEDIFIHYTDKAGFESIMNSGVIEANSRGKVYITDILMSPEDAMRDIFINDVSHPGRGDYSIVFKADASQMSKIAQSSELEYIHSGRLKLRDILHAGKNPYDTVSHLSYDQRWKMTHEQIKSRGGGCG, from the coding sequence ATGTTTGAAGCTGCGCGTGTCGGTGATGATATAGGCCATTCCGGCGCGCTGGCCGGGATGATTGCCGGTACGATTATCGGCGGCGCGATTGCGGCGCTGGGTGGCATCGCGGCCGGTGCGCTGATGGTCGCAGGCATCGGCGCCTCCTGCCTGGGCATCGGTGTACTGCTTATCGGTGCCAGCCTCGCAGTCGGATTTCTCGCCGGGGAGGTGGCGACCGGCGTTCGCGACGGCATTGCCGAAGGAATGGCGGCGAACATGACGAAGAAAGGCGTCATCACCACCGGCTCTCCTGACGTCTTTATCAACGGTAAGCCTGCCGCCATTGCCACGGACAGCATGGTGGAGTGCGACGACGACGGCTCGCAGCAGATGGCGGAAGGCTCCTCACGCGTTTACATCAACAATCTCCCTGCTGCCCGTATCGGGGACCGCACCACCTGCGATGCGAAGGTGATGACCGGCTCCGGCAACGTCCTTATTGGTGGAGAGCCGGAACAGACCCTGCCGATAAGCCCGGAAGTCCCTGAATGGCTGTATAAAGTTTCGGATCTGACCCTACTGTTTGCAGGGCTGGCTGGCGGCTGGGGTGGTGCGGCCGGTAAAGTCGGCGCGGTGGGTAAACTGTTGTCGAAACTGCCGGGTATCAGCAAAATCGGCCGCATCGCCTGCCGCTTCGGCGCGATGCTGACCGCCATCGCGGCGGGAGGGATTATCGCCCGCCCGGTGGATATCATCTGCGGGCAGAAGTTTCTCAGCGGCGACGACGAGCTGGACTTTGTGCTGCCGTCGCGTCTGCCGGTGCGCTGGCAGCGTTACTGGCGCAGCGGCAATCCGGGCGACAGCGTGCTTGGCCGCGGCTGGAACCTCTTTTGGGAGACCCGTCTGGAGCGTTACCAGGAGGGGCTGGTGTGGCGGGCACCGACCGGGGATTACGTCTCCTTCCCGCAGGTGCCGAAGGGTTACCGGACCTACTGCGAAGCCGAAAAGCGCTGGCTGGAGCACCATCAGGACGATGCCTGGTCGGTGTATGACATCAGCGGTGAACGCTGGCACTACGCCCCGCTTGAGAGCGATAAACCCTCCCTGCTGCAGCGCATCTCCGGACCCTGCGGCAAAGATATCCTCTTCGAGTGGAACGATAACCTCACCCTGCATGCCCTGACGGACAGCGCCGGGCAGCGCGTGGTCTGCCGCTATGAGGGCGACCGCCTTGCGGGAGCCTGGCTGAATGATGATGTCTGCCTGGTCAGTTACGCTTATGACGAACAGCGCCAGCTGACCTCAGTGACCGGCCGGGGCGGTAGCGTGCGCAGGCGTTTCCGCTGGCAGGACGGCCTGATGTGCGCCCACGAGGATGCAAACGGCCTGGTGAGCGAATATCGCTGGCAGGAGATTGCCGGTCTGCCGCGCGTCACGGCTTTTCGCCACAGCGGCGGTGAGCAGCTAACTTTTGAGTATGATTTTGATAACGGCACCCGCCGGGCCATCCGTGATGACGGGGCGCAGGCGCACTGGCTGATTGATGACGATGACAACGTCGCCGCCTTCACCGACTTCGACGGTCGCAAGAGCGCCTTTATTTACCGCGACGGCGAACTGTGTGATGTCATCCTGCCGGGCGGTGCCCTGCGCCAGAGCCGGTGGGACAGGTACGGGCGCATGGTCCAGGAGACAGACCCGGCAGGACGGCGGACGGAATATTACTGGTACCGCCTCACCGACCGCCTCGCCCGCACAGTCCACCCGGACGGCACGGCAGAACAGAGCCTCTATGACCTGCAGGGGCGCCTGCTTTCGGAAGCCGACGCCGCAGGCAACCGCACCACTTATCACTACCCGAACGATGAAGAACCTTTACCGGACAGAATCACCGATGCGACAGGCGGTGTAGTGCGTCTGGAGTGGAACCGCCAGGGACTACTTACGCAGCGCACCGACTGCTCCGGCAGTGTCTCGCGCTATACATACCACCGCCTCGGGCAGCTTCTGTCGAGTGAGGATGCAGAGGGCAACATCACCCGCCGCGAATGGAACAGCGCGGGACAACTTTCAGTCGTTATTCGCCCGGACGGCAGCCGTGAAACATTACACTGGAACGCACGCGGCCAGCTTGCCGCCTGGCGCGATCCGCTGGAGAGCGAGGTGCGCTGGGACTATAACCCGCTCGGCCTGCCGGTGAGCATCACCGACCGCATCGGGCGCACCCGGCGCTGGCATTACGACCCGCGCGGCAACCTGTTGCGGCTTGAGAACGGCAATGGCGGGGAATACCGCTTTACGTACGACGCCGCAGGCCGCCCGCTCAGCGAAACCCGCCCGGACAACACGTCGCGCCAGATGATATGGGACAGCCGTGGATTCCTCAGCGAACTGCATGAAAATGGCAGGCCTGCCGTCGATGGCGGCATCGCCCGGCGTAGACGAACCTTCAGTTACGATGAAAGTGGCCTGCTGACCGCACGCGCTACCCGCCATGCGGAGTACCGCTATGACCACGACCTGAACGGCCAGCTCACCCGTATCCGGCGCACCCCGACGGCTGAAGGTGTTGCCCTGGGCATTGAAGCCGATGACATCGCCTTTAACCGCGATGCGGCAGGTCGCCTGGTAAATGAGTCTGGTGTTAACGGCGAACTCAGCTATGCATGGGATGCACTGGGCAATCTGACAAATCTGACCCTCCCCGGCGGGCAGCAGCTCTCCTGGCTGCACTATGGCTCCGGCCACGTCAGTGCCATCCGCTTCGGATCACAACTGGTCACTGAATTCACCCGCGACCGTCTGCACCGGGAAGTGAGCCGTACCCAGGGCGCGCGCGAACAGTCGCGCAGTTACGACAGCCTTGGCAGACGCACTGCGCAGCGCAGTACACTTATCACAGAGGTGGCCCTGCCGGAGCAGGCGATACTGGAGCGCCTGTACCGTTACACCGGACGTGGCGAGCTGGCGGGCGTCAGCGACACCCTGCGCGGCGAGGTGAATTACGGTTACGATGCTGAAGGCCGCCTGCTGAAGCATTATGAGTCCCGCCAGGGCAACAGCAGTGCGCTCTTTACGTATGATGCCGCCGATAACCTGGCCGCGAACGACGCCCCGGTCACGGATAACCGCCTGCAGCACTGGCAGAACCTGTTTATGCAGTACGATGCCTGGGGCAACATGACCCGCAGGCGCAGCGGGCTGTATGAACAACACTACGCGTATGACGCTGAAAATCGCCTTCTGTCCGCGCGCGGAACGGGGCCGCAGGGGCGCTTCGAAGCGCACTACCATTATGACGCGCTTGGCCGGCGCATCCGCAAGACGATCACCACCGGTCACGGCACCCATGAAAGCCGCTTCCTCTGGCAGGGTTACCGCCTTTTGCAGGAGCAGCATCAAGGCGGGCAGTGCAGCACGTATATTTACGATCCGAATGAAGCATGGAGCCCGCTGGCGCGGGTCGACCATCTGCGGGAGGACAAAACCGGGGAAATATTCTGGTTCAGCACCGACCTGAACGGCGCGCCGCTGGAAGTGACCGACGAAGAAGGCAGCCTCCGCTGGAGCGGGCAGTACGGCAGTTTCGGCGAAGTTCGGCACCAGACCGACGGCTTCACGCGACTGGCGCAGGACACCGCGCTGGCGCACCAGCCCCTGCGCTATGCCGGGCAGTATGCAGACAGCGAAACCGGCCTGCACTACAACCTTTTCCGCTATTACGACCCACAGGCCGGACGGTTCACCGTTCAGGACCCGATAGGGTTAGCTGGGGGCTGGAATCTTTATCAGTATGCGCCTAATCCGCAGGGCTGGATTGACCCGTGGGGGTTAAGTGGTGAGGATATCTTTATTCATTATACGGATAAAGCAGGGTTTGAAAGTATAATGAATAGCGGCGTGATTGAAGCAAATTCGCGGGGGAAAGTTTATATTACAGATATATTAATGTCTCCCGAAGATGCTATGAGAGATATCTTTATAAATGACGTTTCTCATCCGGGGCGAGGTGACTATTCTATTGTTTTTAAAGCTGATGCTTCGCAGATGTCTAAAATTGCTCAGAGCTCTGAGTTAGAGTATATTCACTCAGGCAGATTGAAACTGAGGGATATACTTCATGCAGGTAAAAATCCTTATGACACGGTATCTCATTTATCATATGATCAGCGGTGGAAAATGACGCACGAACAGATAAAATCGAGAGGAGGCGGGTGTGGTTGA
- a CDS encoding ester cyclase, with translation MKKFISGALLTAVLIASGSAVAAPAANARNVATEEANRQLVVDFYDKFFNRHEVKEAAKVVDEHYRQHNPDVPDGKAPFVNYFTGFFKENPHSAARIVRSAADGDLVWLQVHSTNDSKDRGQAVMDIFRVSNGKIVEHWDIIQSVPEKSANANTMF, from the coding sequence ATGAAAAAGTTTATTAGCGGTGCGCTGTTAACGGCAGTTCTGATCGCTTCTGGCAGCGCTGTAGCAGCCCCTGCGGCAAATGCGCGCAATGTGGCGACAGAAGAGGCTAACCGACAGCTGGTAGTTGATTTTTATGATAAATTCTTCAACCGCCACGAGGTAAAAGAGGCCGCGAAGGTGGTTGATGAGCATTACCGCCAGCACAATCCCGATGTGCCGGACGGCAAAGCCCCGTTTGTGAATTACTTCACCGGTTTCTTCAAGGAGAACCCGCACTCTGCCGCGCGGATTGTGCGCAGCGCCGCCGACGGCGATTTAGTCTGGTTGCAGGTTCACTCGACCAATGACAGTAAAGATCGCGGCCAGGCGGTGATGGATATCTTCCGTGTGAGCAACGGGAAAATTGTTGAACACTGGGACATCATTCAGTCGGTGCCGGAGAAGTCCGCCAACGCCAATACAATGTTCTGA
- a CDS encoding SymE family type I addiction module toxin, giving the protein MATTPTQAHPSPKTERRYTVGYAPNQGDTSTPCLNLSGKWLKEAGFTTGKGVTVKIAGDCIVLIPDNDNEHALRQEVKQMKQAVKAVKEGVLSAL; this is encoded by the coding sequence ATGGCTACGACCCCTACCCAGGCTCATCCATCCCCCAAAACCGAACGCCGCTACACAGTCGGCTATGCCCCCAATCAGGGCGATACCAGCACGCCTTGCCTCAACCTGAGCGGCAAATGGCTGAAAGAGGCCGGGTTCACCACCGGCAAAGGCGTCACCGTGAAAATCGCCGGAGACTGCATTGTGCTAATCCCCGATAACGACAATGAGCATGCCCTGCGGCAGGAGGTAAAGCAGATGAAGCAGGCGGTAAAAGCGGTGAAAGAAGGGGTGCTGAGCGCGCTTTAA
- a CDS encoding winged helix-turn-helix transcriptional regulator: MSDNDQNDIAEFGQPCPIRDVLNQIGDQWSLLILEALAERTLRFNELNREIGDISRQMLSRTLKRLETDGYVSRTVYAEVPPRVEYTLTPLGRSFLEPMQKLIQWADENHADICRSRRRQHEQQQEQARG, translated from the coding sequence ATGAGCGACAACGACCAGAATGATATCGCCGAGTTTGGGCAGCCCTGCCCGATCCGGGATGTGCTTAATCAAATCGGCGATCAGTGGAGCCTGCTGATTCTGGAAGCGCTGGCAGAACGCACGCTGCGCTTTAATGAACTGAACCGGGAAATTGGCGATATCTCCCGCCAGATGCTCTCCCGCACGCTAAAACGTCTTGAAACAGACGGTTACGTCAGCCGCACCGTTTATGCGGAAGTGCCGCCGCGCGTGGAGTACACCTTAACGCCGCTAGGGAGATCGTTCCTGGAACCGATGCAGAAACTTATTCAGTGGGCGGATGAAAACCATGCTGATATCTGCCGCTCCCGCCGACGCCAGCATGAACAGCAGCAGGAACAGGCGCGCGGCTAA
- a CDS encoding ClbS/DfsB family four-helix bundle protein: MSVPQTKAELLSAIDKNFAKLMSYLNRIPPEITSELSMEGHAKGTTMSVHNLVAYLLGWNKLVVKWITNDAKGLPVDFPETGYKWNQLGLLAQKFYSDYSALSYGELIEELQRAKSEIVQLIDARTDEVLYGRPWYTKWTMGRMISFNTASPYANANGRLRKWAKDKNLLLK, from the coding sequence ATGAGCGTGCCGCAAACCAAAGCTGAACTGCTTTCCGCTATCGATAAAAATTTCGCTAAATTAATGAGTTATCTAAACAGGATCCCACCGGAAATCACGTCAGAGCTTTCCATGGAGGGTCACGCGAAAGGGACAACGATGAGCGTGCATAACCTGGTCGCCTATCTGCTCGGATGGAACAAGCTGGTCGTGAAGTGGATAACCAATGATGCCAAAGGCCTGCCCGTCGATTTCCCGGAAACGGGGTACAAGTGGAACCAGTTGGGTCTCCTCGCGCAAAAATTTTACTCGGATTACAGCGCGTTAAGCTATGGCGAGCTAATTGAAGAACTGCAACGCGCCAAAAGTGAAATCGTCCAGCTTATTGATGCGCGCACGGATGAGGTTTTGTATGGAAGACCGTGGTACACGAAATGGACGATGGGCCGGATGATCTCGTTTAACACCGCCTCGCCGTACGCCAACGCGAATGGGCGTTTAAGGAAGTGGGCGAAAGATAAGAATCTGCTTTTGAAGTGA
- the cas5e gene encoding type I-E CRISPR-associated protein Cas5/CasD, whose product MSNLTHSLLLWLEGPLQAWGHDSKFGVRDTLTFPTRSGILGLLCCARGAGGPEVEWLAQMNAMRMEVRAYARADTNGQPSLREPALCDFHMVGSGYDDSDPWQNLLIPKTADGKKAVGGGAKMTCRYYLQDAAFAVVLALPQQQAESLADALQNPVWDLYLGRKNCAPSELIYQGLFADEEAAWSQAQSLAEDKRRLLSYAVIEGEGDGEVLTLNDVPVQFGQQKRYRDRQVTVLEYY is encoded by the coding sequence ATGAGCAACTTGACCCACTCTCTGCTCCTGTGGCTGGAAGGTCCGCTACAAGCCTGGGGGCATGACTCAAAGTTTGGCGTACGTGACACGCTTACCTTCCCGACACGCTCCGGCATTCTGGGGCTGCTTTGCTGCGCCCGCGGGGCTGGTGGCCCCGAAGTCGAATGGCTGGCGCAGATGAACGCTATGCGTATGGAAGTGCGCGCTTATGCCCGTGCTGATACTAACGGTCAGCCTTCGCTCCGCGAGCCTGCGCTGTGCGATTTTCATATGGTAGGCAGCGGTTACGATGACAGCGATCCCTGGCAAAACCTGCTCATTCCTAAGACTGCTGACGGTAAAAAAGCTGTTGGCGGTGGTGCCAAAATGACCTGCCGCTACTATCTGCAAGATGCCGCGTTTGCGGTGGTTCTGGCGCTTCCTCAGCAGCAAGCGGAATCGCTGGCTGACGCGTTGCAAAACCCGGTATGGGATCTCTATCTGGGGCGTAAAAACTGCGCTCCGAGCGAGCTGATTTATCAGGGGCTATTCGCCGATGAAGAGGCTGCCTGGTCTCAGGCGCAGAGTCTGGCTGAAGATAAACGTCGGCTGCTCAGCTATGCCGTGATTGAAGGCGAAGGAGACGGTGAGGTGCTCACGCTAAACGATGTGCCGGTGCAGTTTGGTCAGCAGAAGCGTTATCGGGATCGGCAAGTGACGGTGCTGGAGTATTACTGA
- the cas1e gene encoding type I-E CRISPR-associated endonuclease Cas1e, with amino-acid sequence MKWIDAEGNVVPLPVATLNTLLLGPGTSVTHEAVKTAAAANCSICWVGEDSLLFYAAGFLPTADTRNLKAQMALASNERTALDIARMMFAKRFPDAELEGKSLSSMMGMEGNRVRALYQQKAQEYGVGWRGRHFTPGKFQLSDITNQVLTATNAALYGIVCSAVHAMGYSPHIGFIHSGSPLPFVYDLADLYKEHLCIDLAFSLTREMAGRYDKHHVADAFRKRVIATDLLNLIAADVNSLLGSKHARRTRQ; translated from the coding sequence ATCAAATGGATTGATGCCGAGGGCAATGTCGTTCCGCTTCCTGTCGCTACTCTGAACACCTTACTGCTTGGCCCCGGGACTTCCGTCACGCATGAAGCAGTGAAAACCGCGGCGGCGGCAAACTGTTCTATCTGCTGGGTAGGGGAAGATAGCCTGCTTTTCTATGCGGCGGGTTTTCTTCCTACGGCCGACACGCGCAATCTTAAAGCGCAGATGGCGCTTGCCAGCAACGAGCGTACCGCTCTTGATATTGCAAGGATGATGTTTGCAAAACGTTTTCCCGATGCGGAACTGGAAGGTAAAAGCCTGAGTAGCATGATGGGCATGGAGGGAAATCGGGTGCGCGCGCTTTATCAGCAAAAAGCGCAGGAGTATGGCGTCGGCTGGCGAGGGCGCCACTTTACGCCTGGCAAGTTTCAGCTAAGCGATATCACGAACCAGGTGCTTACCGCGACCAATGCAGCGCTTTACGGCATTGTCTGTTCCGCTGTACATGCCATGGGTTACTCACCGCATATTGGTTTTATTCATTCTGGAAGCCCGCTGCCGTTTGTTTATGATCTGGCCGATCTCTACAAAGAGCATCTCTGCATTGACCTGGCCTTCTCACTGACGCGAGAGATGGCTGGTCGTTACGATAAGCACCACGTTGCAGATGCCTTCAGAAAGCGGGTGATAGCAACAGATTTACTCAACCTGATCGCCGCAGATGTGAATTCGTTGCTGGGGAGTAAGCATGCTCGTCGTACTCGCCAATGA
- the cas2e gene encoding type I-E CRISPR-associated endoribonuclease Cas2e: MLVVLANDLPPAVRGRMKLWFVEPRPNVFVSGVKDAVAQTVVDYLMQYTPPEAGLMLFRTLPQPPGYEIRYKGEVRKPIATLSGLQLIIETVKTL; encoded by the coding sequence ATGCTCGTCGTACTCGCCAATGATTTACCCCCGGCAGTACGCGGGCGAATGAAGCTCTGGTTTGTTGAACCCCGGCCAAATGTGTTCGTCTCTGGCGTAAAAGATGCCGTTGCACAGACAGTGGTTGATTACTTAATGCAATACACACCGCCTGAGGCAGGCCTGATGTTATTCAGAACGCTTCCCCAACCGCCCGGTTATGAAATTCGCTATAAGGGCGAAGTGAGAAAGCCAATTGCGACGCTGAGCGGATTACAGCTGATTATCGAAACCGTAAAAACGCTATAA
- a CDS encoding SDR family oxidoreductase, whose protein sequence is MSRFEGKRVLITGGTSGMGLAGAQRIVSEGGEVAITGLNETRLAEARKLLPASSLILKSDAASEADIETLATAISQWGSLDGLWLNAGYAEVGAPESVTAESFNRMMNANVRGPMLQLAALSGALHSGASVLVTASSSVYEGAAMTSLYAATKGAVVAMVKSWASALAPRDIRANTLVPGPIETNFRHFMPEESRQQFEDFVVSQVPLRRAGTAQEAAAVALFLLSDDASYVTGSQYAVDGGLVHY, encoded by the coding sequence ATGAGCAGATTTGAAGGCAAACGCGTGCTGATCACCGGCGGCACCAGCGGAATGGGGCTGGCGGGTGCGCAACGCATCGTCAGTGAGGGTGGTGAGGTCGCCATCACCGGGCTGAACGAAACGCGCCTGGCTGAGGCCCGCAAGCTGCTGCCCGCCTCATCGCTGATCCTGAAAAGCGATGCCGCCAGCGAAGCAGATATCGAGACGCTGGCGACGGCGATTAGTCAGTGGGGATCCCTCGACGGCCTGTGGCTGAACGCCGGTTATGCCGAAGTCGGCGCACCGGAATCGGTTACCGCCGAGAGCTTTAACCGCATGATGAACGCCAACGTGCGCGGCCCGATGCTCCAGCTGGCGGCGCTTTCTGGCGCATTACATTCCGGCGCGTCAGTGCTGGTCACCGCCTCCTCTTCCGTCTACGAAGGCGCGGCGATGACCAGCCTTTATGCCGCCACCAAAGGCGCAGTTGTTGCGATGGTCAAGAGCTGGGCCAGCGCGCTGGCACCGCGCGATATCCGCGCCAACACGCTGGTGCCGGGGCCGATTGAGACCAACTTCAGGCACTTTATGCCCGAAGAGTCGCGCCAGCAGTTTGAGGATTTTGTGGTAAGCCAGGTGCCGCTCAGACGCGCCGGTACCGCACAGGAAGCCGCCGCCGTCGCGCTCTTTTTGCTCTCGGATGATGCGTCATACGTTACCGGCAGCCAGTACGCCGTGGATGGCGGGCTGGTGCATTACTGA
- a CDS encoding DcrB-related protein, whose translation MSESAQPCLFTEGQVTLPEGYQDRTVNVFTPPGADAPALNISRDTLKPGETLTAYIDRQMSLMAKHLKGWKTGERTEAVLGDNLVTGEIIHASYLRDGKRTFQQQAVFNPSADHILVFTMSAMRSLNDADRALLLSVLKSFRFHA comes from the coding sequence ATGTCAGAATCCGCTCAGCCCTGCCTGTTTACCGAAGGCCAGGTCACCCTTCCTGAAGGCTATCAGGACCGCACCGTCAATGTGTTCACGCCGCCCGGCGCGGATGCACCGGCGCTCAATATCTCCCGCGACACGCTAAAACCCGGCGAAACGTTGACGGCCTATATCGACCGCCAGATGTCGCTAATGGCGAAACATCTCAAGGGCTGGAAAACGGGCGAGCGCACAGAGGCTGTGCTTGGCGACAACCTGGTAACCGGCGAAATCATTCATGCCAGCTATCTTCGTGACGGTAAGCGCACCTTTCAGCAGCAGGCGGTGTTTAACCCCTCCGCTGACCATATCCTGGTGTTCACGATGTCCGCCATGCGGTCGTTAAATGACGCCGATCGTGCACTGCTTCTTTCTGTTCTCAAAAGTTTCCGTTTCCACGCTTAA